The stretch of DNA GAGGCTCTGCATTAAAATAACAAATTACCTCTGCTGAGGCTGTAAAAGTAACAGAGCTTGTAATCACTGCATCCTTTTCGGATAGACCGATTGCTTCTAACGCTAAATGAAGTCCTGCCGTGGCAGAATTGACTGCAATAGAGTGGTTGGATCTTACGAAGTCAGAAAATTCCATTTCAAATTGTTTTACCTTTGGACCTGATGTAACCCAGCCAGATCGAAGTACATTGGCTACTTCTTCAATAGCATCTTCAGAAATAGAAGGTAATGCAAAAGGTAAAAAAGTTTTTCTAACTGTTATCATGGAAAAATCTCCCCGAATTATGTCCAAATTCTATTTTAATTTTCGGTAGATTTTTTAAAATCTCCAACTAAAAAGAAATATTATTTTATTGCTTAAATTTCAGGTACGAAAGATTTAAGAAGAGATTAAAAAAATTGAAAAGATTTCCCTTGTGAATACAACTTTTGAAGAAATTCTACAACGAATCGGAATTATTGATAGAGATGTCAGTGAGTTAAACCGTTTAAAAAGCCGTCTTCCGGCAGATAGACCTTATTCTCCTTCTCTGCAAATTTCTTTCGATAAGCAAATAAATGCACTCTTGACCGAAAGAATTTCTCTTATGGAGCTTGCGATTGCAAACCCTCCTGAGTGGCTATTTCCTGAATTACAAGAAGACGAAAACAAGATTGCTCAAAACCTAAGTCCTAAAATTTTTGTAGGTGATTTATCTGTCCGTCAACCCGCAGAGCAAGATGTTATCAATTTTCTTAGGGCGTTGCCTAAAACAGAAATCCATCTTCATCTTGAGGCTTGTGTCAATAAATCCACACTAAAAGAAATGCTAAAGAAAAATAATATTTCTGTTTCAGAGGAAGAGTTTGATAAAAAATTTGTGTTCAATGATCTTAACGGATTTATTCAATTATTTTTCTTTATTCAAAGTGCAGTCAAAAGCCCTGAAGATTTTTCTTATATGATATCGAGTCTTGCAGAATATTTAAGAGCAAACAATATTGTTTATGCAGAAGTATTTTTTGCTCCCTCTAAGTTTATTCAAAATGGCTTAGACTTTGATGAGATGATCGAATCTCTTGTTAAAAAAGTTCGTCAAATCAAGATGGAAGACGGTACAGAAATCAAGATACTCGTGGATGTTTCAAGATCTTTCGGAAATGCAAACGCAATGAGTAATTTGAATCGTGTGCTAAAGATTAAACACGAAGAAGTGATTGGAATTGGTCTCGGTGGACCTGAGCTTCTTGGCCCGGCTAAGGACTATGAGAGCGTATTTAAGATCGCAAGAGAATCCGGTCTCAGAACTGTAGCACATGCAGGGGAAGACGATGGGCCTTGGTCTATTTGGGATACGGTCAAATTACTGCAAGCAGAAAGAATCGGACACGGTACATCTGCTATTCAAGACCCGGAGCTTGTAAAATATTTAAAAGAGAAAAAAATTCCCGTTGAGATTTGTCTTACGAGTAATGTGTTTACCGGAAAATACGTTCGTAAAGAGCAAAACCACCCTGTAAGGTACTATTACGACCAAGGATTGATTACATCTATCAATACCGATGACCCGGAAATATTCGGAGTGAACCTAACGTATGAATATTTCAAGTTGTACAGATTTTTAGATTTCTCTTTGGAAGAAATTATTGATCTTCTAAAAAAAGGTGTAAATGCAACCTTTCACCCAAACAAAGATGCTCTCTGGTCTTCAATGGAATCTAAAATACAAAATATAAAAAGACAATTCAACCTGACTACAAATGGAAAGGGTTGACGTATGGAAATCTATATTTTTGTCTAACAATAAAAAAAAATTGACAAGTTATCGAATTATTCAAAATACTGTTTTTTTTAACCTAAAAATGTTTTAGAAAGGAGACACCAGTGTTAATAGATGAATTTAAAAAAGAT from Leptospiraceae bacterium encodes:
- the add gene encoding adenosine deaminase produces the protein MNTTFEEILQRIGIIDRDVSELNRLKSRLPADRPYSPSLQISFDKQINALLTERISLMELAIANPPEWLFPELQEDENKIAQNLSPKIFVGDLSVRQPAEQDVINFLRALPKTEIHLHLEACVNKSTLKEMLKKNNISVSEEEFDKKFVFNDLNGFIQLFFFIQSAVKSPEDFSYMISSLAEYLRANNIVYAEVFFAPSKFIQNGLDFDEMIESLVKKVRQIKMEDGTEIKILVDVSRSFGNANAMSNLNRVLKIKHEEVIGIGLGGPELLGPAKDYESVFKIARESGLRTVAHAGEDDGPWSIWDTVKLLQAERIGHGTSAIQDPELVKYLKEKKIPVEICLTSNVFTGKYVRKEQNHPVRYYYDQGLITSINTDDPEIFGVNLTYEYFKLYRFLDFSLEEIIDLLKKGVNATFHPNKDALWSSMESKIQNIKRQFNLTTNGKG